DNA from Gammaproteobacteria bacterium:
CCGGGCAGGACTCGACGAAGGCATCCCAGCGGGAAAAGTCTGCTGCTTGCAATTGCCGTATCTGCATGGTTCATGCGCCCTTGTCGGCTTGTGGTTTCAGAAATACCTGGTCCATCCGGCCCCAGCGAAAATCCCGCAACAGGCGCTGCAGGCGCGCCTGCATGCGCCCCAGGTTCAGATAATGGCGCACGCGGGTCTTCAGGCCGATGCCCTGCATGCGCGGCTGCCCGGGGTCGATCTCCCAGGGATGGAAATAAAACATCCCCGGCTGCCCCTCGCGGCGGTTGATGTGCCGCAGGGCCCAGCGCGACCAAGTGTAGGGCAAGAGGCGGAAATAACCGCCGCCACCGCAAGGCACGTTGTGGTTGAAGAAGGTGGTGGTGGTGACCGGCACCTCCAATATGCCGTGCTCGCCGTGGGGCCGGAAGGCAAAGCGCGGCGCCTCGGGCATGCCGTAGAGGTCGTGGCGGATGGGATAGATGCTGGAGCTGTAGCGGTGCCCCTCTTCCTGCAAGACCTCCAAGGCCCAAAGATTGTTGGCGCCGATGGAATAGCTGGGGGCGCGGTAGCCTTTGACTTCCTGGCCGGACAGATCCTCCAGCAGGGCTTTGGTGCGGCGCACGTCAGCGCGAAACTGCCCGGGAGTCATCGCCGTCACCCGGGTGTGGTCCCGGCCGTGGCTGGCCAGCTCGTGGCCCTCATCCACAATGCGTCGGATCAGGTGCGGAAATCGCTCCGCCACCCAGCCCAGGGTGAAGAAAGTAGCCTGCACGCCAGCGGCAGCGAACAGCTCCAGCACCGCGCTGGTATTGGCCTCAACGCGACAGGGCTGCCTGTCCCAGGCGCTGCGGGGGATGTAAGGCTCCAGGGCGGACACCTGGAAGTAGTCTTCCACGTCCACACTCATGGCGTTGATGACGGTGTTATCCATAATCCCCGCGGGATGTCTCCCCCGCTTCGTCCTTTTCATTTGATTGCAGGGCGGCGTCAGAACACGCTTACGCGCACGCCGTACCCGGCGCCGCTCCGGCCAGGTCTCCGGCCAATATCGCAGCAATGCGTTCGGCGGCGCGGCCGTCCCACAACTCAGGGACACGGCCCGCCTTGCCGCCGCTGGTGAGCACCTCTTTGAAGCAGGCGCGGATGCGTTCGGGATTGATGCCCACCAGGGTGTTGGTACCGTGTTCAATAGTGATCGGCCGCTCGGTGTTTTCCCGCAAGGTCAGACAGGGCACACCCAGAGCGGTGGTCTCTTCCTGCATGCCGCCGGAGTCGGTCAGCACCAAACGGGCACCCCGCATCAGGCCCAGCATTTCCAGATAACCCACCGGCTCCAGCGGAAAAATATTTTCGCCGTCCAGATACCCCGCCAGACCGGCGGCCTGGATGCGGGACCGGGTGCGCGGATGCACCGGAAAGGCCAAAGGCAGATCGGCGCCCAGCTCACGCAACACCTCAAGCAGGCGTTTCAAGGTGGCCGGGTCATCCACATTGGACGGCCGGTGCAAAGTCAACACGCCATAGGCTCCGGCAGCGAGACGGGTGTTTGCCCAACCGGCCCTGGCGAAAGTCTCACCCGCCGCAACGGCGCGTTGCCTGTTCCTAAACAAGGTGTCGATCATGACGTTGCCGACAAAATGCATGTTCTCATCGGCCACACCTTCACGGCGCAGATTGTCGTGCGCCAGGCGCTCGGTGGTAAACAGCCAGTGGGACAATTGATCGGTGAGCACGCGATTGATCTCTTCCGGCATGGCCCGGTCATAGCTGCGCAGACCCGCTTCCACGTGGGCCACGGCCACCCCTTTCTTGGCCGCCACCAGGGCACAGGCGATGGTGGAGTTCACATCCCCCACCACCAGTATGGCATCGGGTTCTTCTTCGTCCACCACCGGCTCAAAACGCCGCATGATTTCCGCGGTTTGTACCGCGTGGCTGGCGGAACCGACCTCCAGGTGGATGTCCGGCATGGGAATGCCCAACTGCTCAAAAAAACGCTCGTTCATGGCCACATCGTAATGCTGGCCCGTGTGCACCAGGCGCACGGCAAGAGGCGATTCCGGCGCCCTCAATGCGGCCATGACCGGCGCAATCTTCATGAAGTTGGGCCTGGCCCCCGCGATGCACAGCACTTTGGCCATTGTCGCTCTTACTCCGCGTGTTCAGTTTGAACCCGGGCGCGCAGCTCGCGCCTGATCCAGGCATTTTGCCGTTCCAGCTTTTCTTCCATCACGGCGAGCCGCTGCTCAAGCACGGCCAAACGGCTCATCACATCCCGCGATGCCAAAACATCAGCGGATGATGAGGCCGGAACCTGCGCCCCCGCATGACCCGCGGGGGCAGCATCGCGCGCCCCGGTCTCCTGCTGCAGTTCTTTGGAAACAGTCGTGACATGACGCGCTTCGATCTGGTGCACATCCTCCAGGCAGCCGAACAGCAAGAGGCGATCGCAAACGGAGTTGATGCGACGTGGTATGCCACCGCTGAACTGATAGATGGCGGTGTAGGCATCCTCGGTAAAGGCAGGATCATGATCCCATCCCACAATTTTCAAACGGTGCTCAATATAGGCGCGGGTCTGCTCCGCATCCAGCGAATCCAGATGATAGGCGGCAATAACACGCTGCCGCAGCTGCTCCATGCCCGGTTTTTGCAGGGTGCTGCGAAACTCCATCTGCCCCAGCAGAAAACTTTGAAACAGCACTCTGCCCCCCAGTTGGAAATTGGACAGCATGCGCAGCTCCTCCAGGGACCGCGGCGGGAGGTTCTGGGCTTCGTCCACCAGCAACAGCACCCGCTTGCCTTCCCGCGCCCGCGCGGTCATGAAGGTCTCGAGATTTTTGAGCACCGTTGCCTTGTCGAGATTGTCGTGCGCCAGGCCAAAACTGGCCGCCACCATGCGCAAGGTGTCCTCCGCCTCCAGCTGCGTGGTCACCAACTGGGCCGCCACAACGTTCTCCCGGGCAAGATCCCCAAACAAGGTACGCACCAGCATGGTTTTGCCGGTACCGATATCGCCCGTAATGACGATGAATCCCTCGCCCTGGTTCAAACCATAACGCAGGTAGGACATGGCCCGTTTGTGACCCGGGCTGCCGTAGAAAAAGCGGGGATCGGGACTGAGTTGAAAAGGCCGGGTTTTTAGCTTGTAGAACGCCTCGTACATGGTGCCTTCCCTAAAAATTGATGGTCATCCGTGCCGTGATGCGATTCTCTCGATAGGAATCGC
Protein-coding regions in this window:
- a CDS encoding UDP-N-acetylglucosamine 2-epimerase (non-hydrolyzing) — its product is MAKVLCIAGARPNFMKIAPVMAALRAPESPLAVRLVHTGQHYDVAMNERFFEQLGIPMPDIHLEVGSASHAVQTAEIMRRFEPVVDEEEPDAILVVGDVNSTIACALVAAKKGVAVAHVEAGLRSYDRAMPEEINRVLTDQLSHWLFTTERLAHDNLRREGVADENMHFVGNVMIDTLFRNRQRAVAAGETFARAGWANTRLAAGAYGVLTLHRPSNVDDPATLKRLLEVLRELGADLPLAFPVHPRTRSRIQAAGLAGYLDGENIFPLEPVGYLEMLGLMRGARLVLTDSGGMQEETTALGVPCLTLRENTERPITIEHGTNTLVGINPERIRACFKEVLTSGGKAGRVPELWDGRAAERIAAILAGDLAGAAPGTACA
- a CDS encoding DUF3473 domain-containing protein, coding for MDNTVINAMSVDVEDYFQVSALEPYIPRSAWDRQPCRVEANTSAVLELFAAAGVQATFFTLGWVAERFPHLIRRIVDEGHELASHGRDHTRVTAMTPGQFRADVRRTKALLEDLSGQEVKGYRAPSYSIGANNLWALEVLQEEGHRYSSSIYPIRHDLYGMPEAPRFAFRPHGEHGILEVPVTTTTFFNHNVPCGGGGYFRLLPYTWSRWALRHINRREGQPGMFYFHPWEIDPGQPRMQGIGLKTRVRHYLNLGRMQARLQRLLRDFRWGRMDQVFLKPQADKGA
- a CDS encoding DUF2075 domain-containing protein; the encoded protein is MYEAFYKLKTRPFQLSPDPRFFYGSPGHKRAMSYLRYGLNQGEGFIVITGDIGTGKTMLVRTLFGDLARENVVAAQLVTTQLEAEDTLRMVAASFGLAHDNLDKATVLKNLETFMTARAREGKRVLLLVDEAQNLPPRSLEELRMLSNFQLGGRVLFQSFLLGQMEFRSTLQKPGMEQLRQRVIAAYHLDSLDAEQTRAYIEHRLKIVGWDHDPAFTEDAYTAIYQFSGGIPRRINSVCDRLLLFGCLEDVHQIEARHVTTVSKELQQETGARDAAPAGHAGAQVPASSSADVLASRDVMSRLAVLEQRLAVMEEKLERQNAWIRRELRARVQTEHAE